GTCAATGTTAGACTATATTGATGTTAGCCTAAAAGGCTGAAAAAAGCATCAGTATTAAAGCCATAAGACATCCAGCACTGACCTGGCAGTACAGTCTGTAGAGTGGCACAGCAGCATATGACATGCCGATCATTCCAACCCCAGCTGCTGCAATATACGTCAAGATGGTCTTGTTTTTTTGCTTCCATTCCTCCTGCTGCTTCTGCTTGTGGGTTTTAGCTCCTCGTGTCTGGTTGACGAAGCGCTGAGGGGTTCTCCTGACAAACAGCTGGCTGCTGGAGGTTGCTAGTCCTCTGACATTCAGGCTTTGAACACATTTCTGGGCATTACAAAATGCTTGGTGTATGTAGTGCTTTGCACAGCACGCACGGAGAGCAGCGTACAGTAACATTCTCTCCAAGATCTAGAGGAACTCCTCTTCAGAACAGTACTTTCACCAGGTTGTAGCACCTGAAGCACAAAACAGCATATTGGAATAATATTATGACCTAATTATGAAAAGAGAAAACTGTATTGTGGAATATTTAGAGCTAGCATGTCTTATTACAGTTCATTAAAAGAAAGCTTGATACATTACTGATCATCAAAATTTCATCACTGTGCTTAAAATGTACTAAGATATCAAGTGGGCACTGACTATACCATATAAATGTCTGTAcagtaattttataataatgttatgtACCACTATTTAAATGCATGGCTTGCAAAGTGGGGTCAATCTATGAGTCAATCTATGAGCACTACTGATTATTTGTATAGCTGTTATATTAAGCATTATCTTTGGTAGGACTTTATTTGCCCAAAGTGGCAGCTGAATTATGTTCAGGTAaatttaatcataatcataatcggGTCTGTGAGGGTTATTTAACTTTGGAGTTCTCAAACTGTTTTAGCCAGGGACTcctttaattgtaaaataaattccacagaccccttaacacaaatttatttcataaacattacttaaatgtgtaatacaatattttgcctatttattaGATCCACTGAGACAACACATTAgatccaagttgacattatttataggccttttctgagttactgaggtttggattaaatccattcatttcaagtgaccagtaacaataatacacacacacacacaaacatacattttatatatgtatatcagGGACGTTTCCTCCGAGGAGGCAAGGGAGGCAGTGTCTCCTCAAAAAACTGGAGAAAATATtcgatattgcaaaaataaaacgacgcaaatattactaaaaatgacattaaaagtataaaagtcacTCGTTTTTATAAAGTAACACTGTCCAACAGCGACACCCGCAAATAAAGTTACAGCGGAGGTTTGCATCCCCTCAGCCCATTGACTATAACAGAGACCCCATAACGTGCCGTGGGTTTAGTCGGGGGTCATTGAGAATGAATGGGGGAAAGTCATGTGAGAGGAGGCAATGCCTCCATCGCGCTATAActggatatgatcggttatgattggatgtgataggttatgattggatgtgatcggttatgattggatatgatcggttatgattggatgtgatcggttatgattggatgtgatcggttatgattggatgtgataggctatgattggatgtgatcggttatgattggatgtgatcggttatgattggatgtgatcggttatgattgggtgtgatcggttatgattggatatgatcggttatgattggatgtgatcggttatgattggatgtgatcggttatgattgggtgtgataggttatgattggatgtgatcggttatgattggatgtgatcggttatgattggatgtgataggctatgattggatatgatcggttatgattggatgtgatcggttatgattgggtgtgataggttatgattggatatgatcggttataATTGGATTGGACGCCTCTTGTTTTCGTGCGAGCTCTCGGCctgaatggacaaaatgatggcgttactgactaattataaagtaagtaaacaacTCACCCGCTTAGATATCACTGCTTCGTGTCAcgtcaaaaatgaaaacttgaaatGGCCTGAAAACGTGATGACTGTTAGTTTTTAGTGAGCATTcagcttgatgaaatgaaagatatatcttcgtgtctgtgtttgtgtttacagagctttTATGACGATGACCCGAAAATAAGTTGACTATTAAAAAGAACACCTGAACAtcagttcacaaataaaaaaatattagtaacactttacaataaggtgtcatttgttaacattagttaatgtgttaactaacatgaacaaacaatgaacatttattacagtatttattaatctttgttaacgttagttaataaaaatacagttgttcattgttagttcatgttagttcacagtgcattaactaatgttaacaacgtttgattttaataatgcattagtaaatgttgaaaatattaaataagattaataaatgctgtaCTAGTATTGTTCATTCttagttcatgttaactaatgaaaccttattgtaaagtgtttccaaaatattgttcaaattgttactgcaataattgttactttacttattattttggaataaatgtaaaaatgcataaaaacactataaaatgtataattagtattaaaaatattaaataaaataaaaaaaataataataaaatacaaaatagaattatatttgttctctctttttatgtaacgtttatatatatatatatacacacacacacacacacacacacacacacaatatcctTGTATTAAAAACACTGATGTAAGGACATGTAGCTAAccagatagctagctagtttaacGCATTCATTTTAATCCACTTTATCCACTTCAGTTAACGCAGATAACCTAGCTAATGTACTGTAGAGGAATTATTTAacagatataaaataataatgtcagaAAACAACACGAAATTCTTACCTAAACTAAATGACAGCGCCTCTAACAACTTGCTACCTGTATCAGGCAAATTGGTCCCACTGAGTCATTACTCCCCCGAAAACAAAGTGTTGTAGCACTAGTTCCGAGAGACTTCTGCTTCGTCTTCTTCGCTGGATTTATTAGCAGATGTGAACCACTTGAAGATGTGCATCCACACTGCCACCTCGTGTTCTGAAGTGAAATGATACAGCAAGGTTAGATTAAGGCGCTGGGCTGCCACAGAGACTGCACTTCTTCACTTCTCCTGCGTGCATGTGGCACAGAtaatacatttatgtttaaatgtctGCTATATGTTTACCAAGAGTGTTTAGAGTTGAATTTAGTTTTATATAACCAAGCTAACTGGGTGACCTATATTTAACCTTTTCAGTTAGCTTTATCAGATTATTGATAACTATTGGAAATACAtttatagctattttttttacacagctataatagaaataaatatgtaaaaaaatattattcattcaccttcattaactgctttatcgGAGCCAATCCCAGAAAGACTGAGCGCaaggatgggacaccagttcatcgcagggcaccatgtacacccacattcacacctaggacaATTACACataaccaatccacctattgacatgtttttggaaggtgagAGGAAGACAGAGCACCTGggggaaacccacacagacacagaaagaatgTGCACAgaagctccacacagacagtaacccaagctctgGTTCGAACTggggaccttggagctgtgaagcagcaacactACTGCACCATCATGCTGCTCATACCAGacataaacaaactaaaataaagaaatggaaACATCAATTAAAAACGGACAATTAATATAGAAATATGTATGCATATCTGCACCTATTTAGAAGAAGCCTTGTCAcctatacattacagcacagtggatttattttatttattttttttgcatatcccagcttgttaggaaggtGGGGTCAGAGCACATGATACAGCCATGATAGgttcagccatgatacagcgcccctggagcagagagtgTTAAGGGCCTTGCACAAGGGCCCAatagtggcagcttggtagtgTTGGGGCTGAAAcccccgaccttctgatcagtaacgcAGCGCCTTAACCATTGAACCACCACTGGCCCACTAGTtagttagatttttatttatattattaatgagcttgttttGATCTGTGCTtcaagttatatatatatgtagaaatGCATATTTATAGTTGTATATACATAGTTATCTGTTATTTTAGCCTGAATGTAATTCCATCAACAGTGATATTTTCAGACAGTTTAGTATATTTAATGTATGTATGCCTATATATCTGCCTGATGTGTTTGACCTTTACATACTCTGTTAACACTCCCAGCCTGATGTTTGTTTGCTGCTTTGTTACAGTTGCTGAGAGAGCCACATTGTCAGCAGTGGCAGTGAACAGAGAGGTAAAGCACACCATGTGACTGCTGGGTATCAGGAGAGATTAGTGGATAGGTAGGCGCATGTCTGTAACTGTCTGTCTAGATTGCTATGTCTCGGTCATCTTGGACCGTCCTGATTTGAACTGTCATCCCCCCGACCTGGTGATGAGGTTGCCTCTATAATATTTCATCCTTTGTTTCTGGACCTGCAATGCCACTGCTGCCAGAGTCAGTGGAGGCAGAGCACTTTGACGGACTATCCCTGCTCTACTGGTAGGTTGTGcttgtttttaatgtagaatTCCTTCAGATCAGGCAAAGCTGTGCATGTCTATGAGTCTAACTTCACTCCTGCCTCATGATATGATTTTAATCTTCTTTGGTTGGGTTGAGTATCTGGCAGTGAGATTGACTGTGAATGACTGTGAGGGTTAGGTTAACAGTGCATGTGCAGGTGAAGAGGATTTGTAGTGTTTATGGAGGTGAAGCAGGATTTAAGCATGCACGCATATTGTTTGACTCCGAAAACCTACAATAATTCAAAGCAGAGTGCAGTCACAATCTGTTTGTACTCATTTCTATATTAGGACAAGATTTTTTGTCATGAAAATCCAGAGTAGTGGAATTTTGCAGGATTTAATTGTCTAGATGCATTCTAGACATGCATGCAGCATGGCTCCTCAGTGTGCATCCTAATGTGGCTCAGTTAAGTGATCAGTTTTAATGCTTCATCTCCTGCAGCACAATCTGTTATAGCAAGCTCAGTCGCCCGTGCTGATTCTATTAAAGAGATTAAACTAGAATATTTGCGTTGCATTTGGAGGAGGGAACAGTTCACCTGAGGAAGAGTTCAAACACACCAGGTCAAACACAGATCATACCATCTTAGCTTTGGTGTTTATTTCCACCCAAACTTGCATGTTTTAAGGCTAATTTTCATGATTTCCTGACTTTCACTTTTTCTCACACCAATTTAGcacaataaatgcaataaagaaaagtaaaattctctcatttattttcaatatttataaaaaaaaacagtatgagAAGCACTTAGATCTGAATTTAATGTTAGTTTTTAAAGCAGCACCATCACCGGCCTAGATAACAATACAGCTTTTGAATTGTCTTTAATTCTGGCTGTTATTATGGCGATAAAATTCAACAGAGATCAGATTCTTGGTTAACAGATTGGAGGCACACTTTTTTCAATATGAGTATTTACTTATGAAGTATCCTAGATCAACTTTCCAATAATAATGATTAGATAGTGATTTTGAATTACCAAGCAATCAATCGCTAAACTTCATTTAAAACCCACTACCGTTCCTTTCAAATTTAAAGTTAGCTATTTGACTCATTAGGCAGCTCTTTGTTTCGCACTGTTCTAATGTAATTAGAGGACAACAacattaattgtgtttttcagGACAATCATGGGTCCCCATGGCATCAACCGTGCTGTGCAAAGactggaattctctgactgcaGACAAGGACTTGGTGAGGACTAAAAAGCTTCAAAAAAGCTTGATCATGTATTTTACCTTCAGTTTATTAGTTGGTTAATTAGAAAATGAACTAATTTTCCAGTTTTATGAGTCACATTTTTTCTAATGTAATTACATGATGACAATAATTAGAAAGAGGTGTTACAAATGAAAGGTATGTTGCAGTGGCACTATAACTTCCAAACTTTTGCTTTTGTCCATCAGGTGTGAAGATTATTGGAGGTTACAGAGAGCTGAGTGGTGAAGAGTTTGGGATTTTCATTAAGCGAGTGTTACCTGGAGGCATTGCAGCACAGGATGGTTTGTTGGACTTTAACACATGTAGCATATCTATAATTAAATTAccaataattcaaataattaatttgttaattctGTTTCTACCAGGACGGCTTAAAGCAGGTGACCTCATTTTAGATGTCAACAACATGAATTTAGCAGGCGTTACAAATGAAAggtatacattttaatacaatgAAGATGATGAATGCAATATTGATGAAGATGAGCATCATGCATAAAGAATCTCTgctcttacacactctgtaaaaATGCTGCTCAGACTATATGATATCGTGATctcattaatgaataaattatatatgTTTAATGCCCTAaagtttaatgattttttttgcatatatggGATAAAGGAAAGCCCTCTGCTGTGTTTTGTCAGGGCAGTGGAGATTCTGCGCATGGCATCAGCCACGAATCACATGTCTCTTCTGATCGCCCGTGATGAGGAGTCCAGGTATATGAAAATTTTTCAGTCATGCTTCTTACAATTTacgtcatttatttatttatttttgaaaagttGTCTTCATTTTTGGTCCACATTAATGCTGATGTTGGTTTCTCAGGTTTAGAGCCAAAGTTCTGTTAGGTAGCGTTTGAGATAAATTATGATGTGGgcaaattataaatataaaaaacaaaatggattgCCTTATGCTGGATCATGAGTTGTGAGTTTTTCAGGTCATCATCTACATTAATCCTGTTAGTTGGTGTGAACACAGCCTCTTGATTTTTTTATAAGTCTAAAAATAGTCTTAATACATTAAGTACATTAAAGACTTACACTTCATTAAGACTGTTGTAGCATTTTCTTTACATTCTGCCCTCTTACAAGCTATTACTTTATTGGGGAAATATTCCTGGGCACAGACCTGAAGTCAGATACTATTCTGGTTTACTGCTATATAACAATCAGAATTTGCTATCAAGGACATCTGTCTGAATCTGCAGATGTTCACTTGAGTTAATTGAGTTGGCATTGTGCTGGGTGCTGAGACTCTCTGTGGCACACACTCAGCTAGAGCAGGATACATGCTGACATATTAGGGCCACCGGTCAATCAGATGCCACCTGGATTGAATGTGCAGAATAAGAACAATCCCTACCATATGAAGATGAACATTCCTGTTCATTAAAACAATCCATTAAAATGTCTATGTTTCAAACTGGATGCTTGCTTGGTCAGAGATGTACTCATTttactcatacacaactatatTGTGTTGTTTAGTTTATATGTTAtacatgtcattcattcattcattcatctatctgttttaatttagaaatcagttttttttcatgCTATAATTATTGTTCTGTTTATCAGACTGTTTATTTGAGTGTtatatgattaataaaataatgtgattAGTTAGAGCTAttctcaaataataataaagcagttTATTTTAAGCAGTACAACCAGCTAATGATCAAATTGCAAAATGACTACTACAATCCACTGtataaagctttattttaaacttcTGCAATAGATTTTATATAATACAGTTTGACATAAGATTGGAAAGTGCGTCATTCTTTAGCTTTGAAGGCAATCTGGTGCAAATGACACAAGCTGTAAGAAATATTCATAGCTGATGTGGATCGCTTGCTCCAGAACATGTAACTGCTAAATCCAGACATTTACTCTGTgactgttgtaaaaaaaaaaaatgcaggcaaTGTGCAATGTAGCAGTGATGAAAGATCAATGACCATGTGTATGTTCTTAGGAGAGAGTTCACTGAGCTCATGGAGAAATATGGCTCTAACAGCAATACAAGCTCAGGAACAGGCAGGATTTCTCCTACTCTTCTCTCTACAGGTATTTTCATTATGCTTGTGTagaatattttagaataattgACAAAAACTAATGTCAGTTTTTGAAGTTTTGCAGGTATACATGCTTTTAAAGTTCTTAACCTTGAAAGAGTCTTCATTCATTGTAGATATAAAATACACCATCACAGTGATAAGTAGACAGCATGACACACCACACAACTACAGCTTTAAGTGCCTGTCCCTTTACCTCTGCCACTGTGCCCTTCAGCAAGGCACTTAATCCCTCTGGGCCAAACCTGTGTACCTCCTGCAGTGCACTCAACTGCAGCCATATGAGAGAACAAGGGCTGCCAAGTGGAAATACGTCCTGTCAGTTTATAGAGgggttgtttattttttgcaatAAATGCACATAAATGCAATGCACACAAGTTTGtcaatttgttaataaaaattCATCTCTTTTTTAAGGTAAACTGACTGACAAtgcatcatcatcgtcatcatccaGATCAACAAGCCCTCAGATCTTGAGCCCTAAAGACTGTAGCACAAACCCAATTACTCCACAGGTCTGCTGGTAAGATCTGTATAGTGGAACTTGGcataaatattaatcattattattgcctgttttaatttatttgcatttcacTGGGTTACTTGATTCTatgttcttaatttttttaactgtaagaTCTCAAAACTATTCCAGGTGTCAATGAATAGAGTGCTAAATTGATCATAGAGTGTTTTTGAAAAGTGGTGTTCCTGCACTGACAGCTGTTTGTCCTGCACAGGTGGAAAATCCTGCAAAAGCTTAGTACAGGTCAGAAAAATGAATCCGCTTGTAAGTAATTGTATTGGCCACAGTCGTCGTTCTTTTTTGCTCTCTTCTTCCAGCGACTGCATGATTCAGCTGATATGTGTCGCAAAGGGAACAGGGCTAGGCTTGGTCATTAAAGGTGGAGCAAACCGTGCAGAAGGGCCAATGGTGTTCATTCAGGAGATCATGCCTGGAGGAGACTGCCAAAGGGTGAAACACCGCATCGCTTGCCTTAGatattagattattataaaaAGGTGAAAATGCAATGTTCACTTTGAGtaagaaaattaattattgctttttttctgctgtgtgtCATGTTAGGATGGAAGACTAAAAGCAGGAGATCAGCTCATATCAATCAATAAAGAGTCCTTAATTGGAGTAACACATGAGGAGGCCAAAAGCATTTTAACCAGAACAAAGCTGAGGTAAGACATTTTTGCAATGTTCACACTCATATTTGTGTCTGCATACTTTATAAAAAGTGTTTGAAGTTGATTGCATGTGATGTCCACCCAGACCTGACCCGACAGTGGAGATAGCGTTTATCAGGCGGAGGTCTTCCTCTGGCTCCAGCAGTGGTCCACACAGCCCCATTTCCCTGCAGCCCTTATCAACTACAGGCTCCCAGCTCAGACCACTGGCCCTTGGGGGAGTAACTGTAACTATGCCTGGAGGGCTAATGCCCAAAATGAATCCTACCCCTATCTCTGGAAGTGAGACACTGCCTTCTGTCAAACTTACCCAAGTAAGACATGCGGTTGGATATATGTGTTTGAATGAACAAAGAATCCCATTCTCCTTGAGAATCTTAATTAAACTAGCCCAgttgtgcaaaggtcttaggtacacgtaaagaaatgctgtgaaGAAAATAtactttcaaaaataatgacattaaacatttctacGTAAAAGGAAatctactataaagagcagcaaacagcatcaaagtcaatatctggtgtgacaacccctttgcctttaaaatgcatcagtagtACACTTTGtgaagtttaataaaaaaaaatggctggtATGGTTTTCTAAGCATTTTGGAGAATCTGCTACAGCTCTTCTGAAGACTTTGACTATTGCACTTGCTTGTGTTTTTGCAGGCAATCCCTGACAATCTtcattctgttcttttttttgtctgaaaagtagTCTATTATGTAACATCcatctttactgacatacaaacaatttTCAGTAACATTAAATTCTGGagggaaaagtaatgtttggaaacctaaaatgtttttactgaACAAATAATGAATCTAGAAGTCAAAAAATAGTCATCTAAGACAAAATTTGcctaaaaaaatacagtgccCAAGACTTTTGACAGGACTGTACCTAGTGAAGCTAATGATGATAGAGATAATAAACCTTTATGGTATGCTCAGGCCAGGGGTCTTCAATCCTATCTTCAAAAAGCCAGTGTGGCTGGTTTTCATCACAACCAAAAAGGAGGTACACCTAACAGTTATTTGAAGAACAAGTAATTAAACATGTCGTATCAGGTGTGACTCCTGTTTGGTTGTAATAATAAAAGCctgatttttttgtaataataaaagcCTGTAGCCATACTGGACCTTTGCAGAAGGTTAAGATCCCCTGGTTTAGGCTGGTCATCAGCTTTGGTtgacactttctctctctctctctctctctctctctctctttgctgtAGGTACGAGCAGTACCGGTGAAACCAGAGCTTCCTTCAGTCACTACCCCTGACAGTGCCTGCACCACAGTGGACAATTCTGGTAGTGCAAACCCTTAGCAATGTACAACcaaacatttctatttaaataGGAAATGGATTAgctctatatatttatacttaaaTATTCACTAAGTGTGATTTTACTAACTGATGTTTTGGAACAGCAGAgtattaatttaaaagaaatcagAAAATCTCCTGCATAACCTGGATTACTTGTCCACTAGAACAAGCATTCAGAATATACTGAtgagtgtttattattaaagataATCCAGTCAGCGGGTTACTGCATTTTCAATATGAGAAGACTAAAATGGATgttattaacaatttatttcaGCATAATCCTCCAGGATAAGTCAAAAATAAACTGATGTCATTTCAGGTCAGGTACAAACTATGTTGTTGAGGAGCAGTGTGGCCGAGTTTTTGGTTGACACCTCTTTACCTGAGGGAGTTTCAATATGGGAGGCGTAGGGGGTGGAGAATTCTGGACAGAACATATTTCTAAGCCCTAAAAAGCCCTTGCAGTCAATGCAATCAGTGGAGGATTAATCCGGAAAATTGAAAAACTGTCAGTTTTATGTCAGTTTTACTGAATGTGCAGAACATTCAGTTCATACTGTATACATTACataacgcacacacatacagatccataacattaaaaccacctgcctaatattgtgtaggtcccacttgtgccaccaaaacagctctgacccatcgaggcatggacttcacaagaACTCTAaatgtgtgctgtggtatctggcaccaagacgttagcagcagatcctttaagtcctgtaagttgcaaggtgggtcTCCATGGATCTGACTTAGTTCAGCACGTCCCaaagatgctcgatcagattgagttctgggaaatttggaggccaagtcaacaccttgaactctttatcatgttcctcaaaccgtttCTGAGCAATCTTTGCAgcgtggcagggcgcattatcctgctgaaggATTacggaataccgttgccatgaaggggagTACTTGTTCTGTAActatgtttaggtaggtggtacatgccAAAGTAACATCCcaatgaatgccaggacccaaagtttccccaCAGCACATTGCCCatagcatcacactgcctctgctggcttgccttcttcccatagtgcatctcTTCCCCAGTTAAGCATTGTAAATCActtggccatccacatgatgtaaaagaaaacgtgattcatcagaccaggccaccttcttccattcctccatggtccagttcttatgctcacgtgtccattgtaggccctttcggtggtggacaggggtcagcatgggcgctctgaccggtctgtggctacgcagccccatacgcaacaagctgtgatgcactgtgtgttctgacacctttcc
The sequence above is a segment of the Pangasianodon hypophthalmus isolate fPanHyp1 chromosome 12, fPanHyp1.pri, whole genome shotgun sequence genome. Coding sequences within it:
- the stxbp4 gene encoding syntaxin-binding protein 4, yielding MPLLPESVEAEHFDGLSLLYWTIMGPHGINRAVQRLEFSDCRQGLGVKIIGGYRELSGEEFGIFIKRVLPGGIAAQDGRLKAGDLILDVNNMNLAGVTNERAVEILRMASATNHMSLLIARDEESRREFTELMEKYGSNSNTSSGTGRISPTLLSTGKLTDNASSSSSSRSTSPQILSPKDCSTNPITPQVCCDCMIQLICVAKGTGLGLVIKGGANRAEGPMVFIQEIMPGGDCQRDGRLKAGDQLISINKESLIGVTHEEAKSILTRTKLRPDPTVEIAFIRRRSSSGSSSGPHSPISLQPLSTTGSQLRPLALGGVTVTMPGGLMPKMNPTPISGSETLPSVKLTQVRAVPVKPELPSVTTPDSACTTVDNSALSSDATTACKFSTTVMVTQPKPSSLTSSCRIKLEKLEQALEALGLKLTESQLQTLRDRLQVDQGGTVAYGDFETLTKEFLKLTNKSGVRQQASRVISDDTDFSSNPQVSTSDSDDLDEMERMRKDHIEALREIKRLQDRVAESENLCQEMQQELNKVKQEAKAAVDERRSLQTQVQLAEAAQKQARGMEMDYEEVIHLLEEEIAEMKSQRAEKSDQSKEDQDLKKRLALLECQLRKSEVAKKGFEISTGKLLHFVEVIQDFLTENQGSYSSESEPKLATLSQTLATQSGRKVSGTVSTLALEARELIHTVQAIVEVDCLPYGWDEAYTANGAKYYINHVTQTTSWTHPVMNSLGLSEPDANKPTQNSPESTG